A window from Vibrio cortegadensis encodes these proteins:
- a CDS encoding transposase — protein MVKHRNPAYTEEFRKEAVRLSELPSRTAASVAKELGVSAQQIANWKRQFNRLSDKQFNTLDGVDYSKKESEELRALKRENKRLKDEMEFLKKVSAYFAKQQE, from the coding sequence ATGGTTAAACATCGTAATCCAGCGTACACCGAAGAATTCCGCAAAGAAGCAGTTCGTCTGTCCGAGCTTCCAAGTCGCACAGCCGCATCCGTTGCGAAAGAATTGGGCGTCAGCGCCCAACAGATTGCTAACTGGAAGCGTCAATTTAACCGCTTGTCTGATAAACAGTTTAACACCCTAGACGGTGTTGATTACTCCAAGAAAGAATCCGAAGAACTGCGAGCGCTTAAGCGCGAGAACAAGCGACTTAAAGATGAGATGGAATTCCTAAAGAAGGTCTCGGCGTACTTCGCGAAGCAGCAAGAGTGA